From Cucumis melo cultivar AY chromosome 1, USDA_Cmelo_AY_1.0, whole genome shotgun sequence, a single genomic window includes:
- the LOC103495406 gene encoding uncharacterized protein LOC103495406 — translation MSFGGLLGFQYGIVQAPLGPDISGPELVAAVANAGGLGLLRAPDWESPDYVRELIRKTRALTDKPFGIGVILAFPHEQNLKAILDEKVAVVQVYWGECSKDLVDQVHSAGVKIIPQVGSVEEASKAVDAGVDAIIVQGREAGGHVIGQEGLISILPRVVEIVGNEDIPVIAAGSISDSRGYVAALALGARGVCLGTRFVATEESHAHPTYKRKLVEMEATDYTNIFGRARWPGAPQRVLQTPFYDDWKSLPANENESNQPVIGRSTINGLDIDIRRFAGTVPNATTKGDIESMAMYAGQGVGLIKEILPAGEVVRRLVEGAQHLIQTHLSSFVHKD, via the exons ATGAGTTTTGGGGGATTACTTGGTTTTCAATATGGCATAGTTCAGGCTCCGCTTGGACCTGATATCTCCGGTCCCGAACTCGTTGCTGCCGTTGCCAATGCCGGTGGACTTGGTCTTCTCCGAGCCCCCGATTGG GAGTCACCTGATTATGTACGAGAATTGATAAGGAAGACCCGAGCGTTAACGGATAAACCATTTGGAATAGGTGTCATTTTAGCATTTCCTCACGAGCAAAATCTGAAGGCCATATTAGATGAGAAAGTAGCTGTTGTGCAAGTTTACTGGGGAGAATGTTCGAAGGATCTTGTGGATCAAGTTCATTCTGCTGGGGTGAAAATTATTCCACAA GTTGGGAGTGTTGAAGAAGCGAGTAAAGCAGTTGATGCTGGCGTTGATGCAATAATTGTGCAAGGTCGGGAAGCAGGAGGGCATGTTATTGGTCAA GAAGGTTTGATTTCCATCTTACCAAGGGTAGTTGAAATTGTTGGGAATGAAGATATACCTGTAATTGCGGCTGGCAGTATTTCAGATTCCCGAGGTTATGTTGCTGCCTTGGCCCTTGGCGCTCGTGGTGTCTGCCTTGGAACTAG ATTTGTTGCTACTGAAGAAAGCCATGCTCACCCTACATACAAGAGGAAGTTGGTGGAAATGGAAGCAACCGATTATACAAACATTTTCGGCCGCGCAAGATGGCCTGGTGCGCCACAGCGTGTTCTACAGACTCCCTTTTACGATGATTGGAAGTCACTTCCTGCCAATGAAAATGAAAGCAACCAGCCTGTCATCGGGCGCTCAACAATTAATGGCTTG GACATAGATATACGGCGCTTTGCGGGTACTGTGCCAAATGCAACGACAAAAGGTGACATCGAGAGCATGGCAATGTATGCAGGGCAAGGAGTAGGACTGATCAAGGAGATTCTACCAGCGGGAGAAGTGGTAAGGAGGCTGGTGGAAGGTGCTCAACATTTGATCCAGACACATCTTAGTAGTTTTGTTCATAAAGATTGA
- the LOC103495407 gene encoding DNA repair protein XRCC4 → MDAIRHTCLKLEVPTNAQPDERSSIFVKGTWNHHRFDLSITDGLHAWTCHATEDEVRLRAAQWDQKPSDYVALAERYLGFQQPGSIYGFADAGNGYKRLSWTFDKEGMKLEWRWKCQPASDNKTTTAEILNFLMDANIRLSEEVVRKTQSVERLKAESEKCLAQSEKICDEKVEFETAIYAKFLNVLNAKKAKLREYRDQLSKQTTTGSKLKQEEYSSDKTESFDDESDAEKN, encoded by the exons ATGGACGCAATCAGGCACACATGCCTGAAGCTTGAAGTACCAACCAACGCCCAGCCAGACGAAAGAAGCTCCATCTTCGTCAAAGGCACTTGGAATCATCACCGTTTCGATCTCTCCATCACCGACGGCCTCCACGCTTGGACGTGCCATG CGACGGAGGACGAGGTTCGATTGCGCGCTGCACAATGGGACCAAAAACCGTCGGACTATGTGGCATTGGCCGAACGCTATTTAGGGTTTCAACAGCCTGGTTCGATCTATGGCTTTGCCGATGCTGGAAATGGGTACAAGAGG CTTTCTTGGACATTTGACAAAGAAGGGATGAAGTTAGAATGGCGATGGAAGTGTCAACCAGCGTCTGATAATAAGACAACTACAGCAGAAATATTGAACTTTCTTATGGATGCAAACATAAGGCTGAGC GAAGAGGTTGTGAGAAAAACTCAATCAGTTGAGAGGCTGAAGGCAGAATCTGAGAAGTGTTTAGCTCAGAGTGAGAAGATTTGTGATGAAAAAGTGGAGTTTGAAACTGCAATATATGCAAAG TTTCTGAATGTCTTGAATGCAAAGAAGGCAAAGCTTAGAGAGTACAGAGATCAGCTTTCGAAACAAACCACTACCGGTAGCAAACTGAAACAAGAAGAGTACTCCTCTGATAAAACCGAATCTTTTGACGATGAAAGCGATGCAGAAAAGAACTGA
- the LOC103495417 gene encoding 7-deoxyloganetin glucosyltransferase-like, with protein MGSISKINKPHAVCLPHPPQGHLNPMLILAKLLHHKGFYVTFVNTEYNHRRLLKSRGPNSLDGLPDFKFRTIPDGLPYSDANCTQDVPSLCQSVSKNCLAPFRELISELNSIAASPSSNMPPVTCVVSDSSMSFAMLAANEFNIPCAFLWTSSPCGYLGYTKYEDLVKQGVIPLKDESQITDGYLENTIEWTKAMERIRLKDMPSFLRTTDPDDIMLNFFIQEVNRALDVDAVILNTFDALDQDVIGPLSSNLKSLYTIGPLHKLLSQIHDDNLTTIGSNLWAEESECIEWLNSKEPNSVVYVNFGSITVMTPQQLIEFAWGLADSGKPFLWIARPDLVVGDSTILPPEFVTKTKDRSLIASWCNQEQVFNHPAIGGFLTHCGWNSTIETVSAGIPVVCWPFFADQQTSCCYCCNVWEIGMEIDNNVKRNEVEKLVRELMDGEKGKKMKENAMNLKSKAEEAYKPGGLSWKQLDKLINEVLLSKYEKNPI; from the exons ATGGGTTCCATTTCAAAAATCAATAAGCCACATGCTGTGTGTCTCCCACATCCACCCCAAGGCCACCTCAACCCCATGCTAATTCTGGCTAAGCTTCTCCATCACAAAGGTTTCTACGTAACTTTCGTCAACACTGAGTACAATCATCGTCGTCTTCTCAAGTCCAGAGGCCCCAACTCGTTGGATGGGTTGCCAGATTTTAAGTTTCGAACCATTCCCGATGGCCTTCCCTACTCGGATGCCAATTGTACTCAAGATGTTCCTTCACTTTGCCAATCCGTCTCCAAGAATTGCTTAGCCCCTTTTCGTGAACTTATTTCTGAACTTAACTCAATAGCAGCTTCTCCTTCTAGTAATATGCCTCCAGTTACTTGCGTTGTTAGTGATTCTTCTATGTCTTTCGCTATGTTGGCTGCCAATGAGTTTAACATTCCTTGTGCTTTTCTTTGGACTTCTAGTCCATGTGGCTATCTTGGTTACACCAAATATGAGGATCTCGTTAAACAAGGCGTGATACCACTTAAAG ATGAGAGCCAAATAACAGATGGATATTTGGAAAATACAATAGAATGGACAAAGGCAATGGAACGTATACGTTTAAAAGACATGCCTTCCTTTCTTAGAACAACAGATCCAGATGATATCATGCTCAATTTTTTCATTCAAGAAGTAAACAGGGCTCTAGATGTTGATGCAGTTATATTAAACACGTTTGATGCACTTGACCAAGATGTTATAGGTCCTCTTTCTTCCAACCTCAAATCCCTTTACACCATTGGTCCACTTCACAAGCTTCTCAGCCAAATACATGATGACAATCTAACAACAATTGGCTCAAATCTATGGGCTGAGGAATCAGAATGCATTGAGTGGCTCAACTCCAAGGAACCCAATTCAGTTGTTTATGTAAATTTTGGTAGTATCACAGTGATGACACCACAACAATTGATTGAATTTGCATGGGGTTTAGCTGATAGTGGGAAGCCATTCTTGTGGATTGCAAGGCCTGATTTAGTTGTGGGAGATTCAACCATTTTGCCACCTGAATTTGTAACAAAAACCAAAGATAGAAGCTTGATAGCAAGTTGGTGTAATCAAGAACAAGTGTTCAATCATCCTGCAATAGGAGGATTTCTAACACATTGTGGATGGAACTCAACTATTGAGACTGTATCTGCTGGAATTCCAGTGGTATGTTGGCCTTTCTTTGCTGATCAACAGACaagttgttgttattgttgcaATGTGTGGGAGATTGGAATGGAGATTGATAACAACGTGAAAAGAAATGAAGTTGAAAAGTTAGTGAGAGAGTTAATGGATGGAGAAAAAGGtaagaaaatgaaagagaatGCTATGAATTTGAAGAGTAAAGCTGAAGAAGCATATAAACCAGGTGGTTTATCTTGGAAGCAATTGGACAAGCTCATCAATGAAGTTCTTTTATCAAAATATGAAAAGAACCCCAtttga
- the LOC103495405 gene encoding phospho-2-dehydro-3-deoxyheptonate aldolase 2, chloroplastic-like yields the protein MALPTTTPLPKSLPHPLFPITSKTPHHRRLSPSARSSKPISAIHAADPSRSSKSSIQVPTKWTLDSWKSMRALQLPEYPDQAALESVLRTLESFPPIVFAGEARSLEDRLAQAAVGKAFLLQGGDCAESFKEFNANNIRDTFRVLLQMSVVLMFGGQMPVIKVGRMAGQFAKPRSDPYEEKDGVKLPSYRGDNINGDSFDKQSRIPDPDRMNRAYCQSVATLNLLRAFATGGYAAMQRVTQWNLDFTEHSEQGDRYRELAHRVDEALGFMAASGLTVDHPIMTSTEFWTSHECLLLPYEQALTREDSTSGLYYDCSAHMLWVGERTRQLDGAHVEFLRGVANPLGIKASDKMDPKELVKLIDILNPRNKPGRIVVIVRMGAENMRVKLPHLIREVRRAGQIVTWVSDPMHGNTIKAPCGLKTRSFDAIRAEVRAFFDVHDQEGSYPGGVHLEMTGQNVTECVGGSRTITYNDLSSRYHTHCDPRLNASQSLELAFIIAERLRRRRLVAGQALASV from the exons ATGGCGCTCCCAACCACTACCCCTCTCCCAAAATCTCTCCCCCATCCCCTTTTTCCGATCACCTCCAAAACCCCCCACCACCGCCGTCTTTCCCCTTCCGCCCGATCCTCAAAACCCATCTCCGCCATTCATGCTGCCGACCCATCAAGGTCGTCCAAATCATCTATCCAGGTCCCGACGAAATGGACCCTCGATAGCTGGAAGTCGATGAGGGCTCTGCAACTTCCCGAATATCCCGATCAGGCGGCGCTTGAATCTGTCCTCAGGACACTTGAATCTTTTCCGCCGATCGTCTTTGCCGGAGAAGCTAGGTCCTTGGAGGACCGGCTGGCGCAGGCGGCTGTGGGGAAGGCTTTTCTTCTCCAAGGTGGGGATTGTGCTGAGAGCTTTAAGGAGTTTAATGCCAATAACATTCGTGATACTTTCCGTGTTCTGCTGCAGATGAGTGTTGTTCTTATGTTTGGTGGTCAAATGCCGGTTATTAAG GTAGGAAGAATGGCAGGTCAGTTTGCAAAGCCAAGATCAGACCCGTACGAGGAGAAGGATGGAGTGAAACTCCCAAGCTACAGAGGAGACAATATAAATGGTGATTCGTTTGATAAGCAATCTAGGATTCCAGACCCAGATCGAATGAATAGAGCCTACTGCCAGTCAGTGGCAACATTGAACCTCTTGAGGGCCTTTGCCACGGGAGGTTATGCTGCAATGCAGAGAGTTACGCAATGGAATCTTGATTTCACCGAGCATAGTGAGCAGGGTGATAG ATACCGAGAACTAGCCCATAGAGTTGATGAGGCCCTTGGATTCATGGCTGCTTCTGGACTCACTGTGGATCACCCTATCATGACCTCGACTGAGTTCTGGACATCTCATGAGTGTTTGCTCCTCCCTTACGAGCAAGCACTTACTAGGGAGGATTCCACTTCTGGGCTTTACTATGACTGCTCGGCTCACATGCTTTGGGTTGGAGAACGAACTAGACAACTTGATGGTGCACATGTTGAGTTTTTGAGAGGTGTTGCTAATCCTCTTGGCATTAAG GCAAGTGATAAGATGGATCCAAAGGAATTGGTCAAGCTTATTGACATTCTAAATCCCAGGAACAAGCCTGGAAGAATTGTAGTGATAGTAAGAATGGGAGCTGAAAACATGAGAGTGAAACTTCCACATTTAATCAGGGAAGTACGGCGAGCTGGTCAAATCGTCACATGGGTCAGCGATCCCATGCACGGGAATACAATCAAAGCCCCCTGTGGACTAAAAACACGTTCATTTGATGCTATTAGG GCTGAGGTGAGAGCATTCTTCGATGTACACGATCAAGAGGGAAGCTACCCTGGAGGAGTTCATTTGGAGATGACAGGGCAGAATGTAACCGAATGCGTTGGAGGCTCACGAACTATAACTTATAATGATCTGAGCTCACGGTACCATACTCACTGCGACCCCAGACTCAATGCTTCTCAGTCTCTAGAGCTTGCCTTCATCATCGCCGAGCGgttgagaagaagaagactcgTAGCAGGACAGGCTTTGGCATCGGTCTGA